Proteins co-encoded in one Malus sylvestris chromosome 7, drMalSylv7.2, whole genome shotgun sequence genomic window:
- the LOC126629420 gene encoding rho GTPase-activating protein 3-like, translating to MARLFRSKSCDLVGLTEFNIPPPSPFSHHHNTSKEEEEEEEEEEYEELGFEDEQEVVRNPMSAPFLYPTIRASGKNEGRDFQGHNGQQQQEQHQFAILDILVAALRKSLITCSVERDDVASSIDISSPTEVRHVSHVTFDRFNGFLGLPTELEPEVPRKAPSASASVFGVSAKSMQCSFDNNGNSVPTILLMMQKRLYSGGGLKSEGIFRITAENDQEERLRGQLNKGIVPHGIDVHCLAGLIKAWFRELPTRVLDSLTPEQVLRCNTEDDCTELVKTLPPTEASLLDWAINLMADVAQNEEHNKMNARNIAMVFAPNMTEMADPLTALIHAVQVMNFLKTLILKILREREESAAEATLHSSCSNHNRQTMYSIMGESFVHDSSFITATLDSPKADIDEKLWCSPVMTDGEDELESTSHSSASTKCVLECSENECRNGYEAGDWLSLRKGVRKLCSHPVFQLSKPAKKTANLDIVNARGEGGEAWA from the exons ATGGCTCGGCTCTTCCGATCCAAATCTTGCGATCTCGTCGGACTCACTGAATTCAACATTCCTCCTCCGAGTCCATTTTCCCACCACCACAACAccagcaaagaagaagaagaagaagaagaagaagaagaatatgagGAGTTGGGTTTTGAAGACGAGCAGGAGGTTGTAAGAAATCCCATGTCTGCCCCATTTCTGTATCCCACGATTAGAGCCAGTGGGAAGAATGAAGGTCGAGACTTTCAGGGGCATAACGGTCAACAGCAGCAGGAGCAGCACCAGTTTGCCATACTCGACATTTTGGTGGCGGCTCTGAGGAAGTCTTTGATAACTTGCAGCGTGGAGAGGGATGACGTGGCATCGTCTATCGACATCAGTTCTCCGACTGAGGTGAGGCATGTCTCGCATGTCACTTTTGATAGGTTTaatgggtttctgggtttgCCTACTGAGCTCGAGCCTGAGGTCCCCAGGAAGGCGCCAAGTGCCAG TGCAAGTGTGTTTGGGGTCTCTGCCAAGTCGATGCAGTGTTCTTTTGATAATAACGGCAACAGTGTGCCAACGATACTTCTTATGATGCAAAAGCGATTGTATTCAGGAGGAGGCCTTAAA TCGGAAGGAATATTCAGAATAACTGCTGAAAACGATCAAGAAGAGCGTCTTCGTGGCCAGTTGAACAAAGGCATCGTGCCGCATGGAATTGATGTTCATTGTTTAGCAGGCTTGATAAAG GCATGGTTTAGAGAGCTTCCTACAAGAGTACTTGATTCACTCACACCGGAACAGGTGTTGCGCTGCAACACAGAAGATGACTGCACTGAACTTGTGAAGACGCTTCCTCCAACAGAAGCTTCACTGCTTGATTGGGCTATCAATTTGATGGCCGATGTTGCACAGAATGAAGAGCACAATAAGATGAATGCACGCAACATTGCTATGGTTTTTGCACCTAACATGACCGAG ATGGCAGATCCTTTGACTGCATTAATACACGCCGTGCAAGTTATGAATTTCCTCAAGACGCTGATCTTAAAGATCCTACGCGAGAGAGAGGAATCAGCTGCGGAGGCTACATTGCACTCATCATGCTCTAACCACAACAGACAAACTATGTATTCGATTATGGGTGAATCTTTTGTTCATGATAGCTCATTCATAACCGCCACTTTGGACAGTCCAAAAGCTGACATCGATGAGAAACTTTGGTGCTCTCCGGTAATGACTGATGGGGAAGATGAACTCGAATCCACTTCACACAGCAGCGCATCTACTAAATGTGTACTTGAGTGTTCAGAAAATGAATGCAGAAATGGATACGAAGCTGGAGATTGGTTAAGTTTGAGGAAAGGAGTGCGGAAGCTATGCAGCCACCCGGTGTTTCAGTTGAGTAAGCCGGCTAAGAAGACTGCGAATCTTGATATTGTAAATGCTAGGGGAGAAGGCGGAGAAGCATGGGCATAG
- the LOC126629422 gene encoding uncharacterized protein LOC126629422: MRGDHPHHQKIFTPLKLAKPIAYLLLLLISFTLGYLSSSSSPTTSSSPPSFPPSTPILYQLASLPTNLDHFLLTTHCSPPLPPHLIRQTLLDHLFNSTSPFTNFPPPHAAPLLRHSRIKGWGSKGAVFQNLIQKLKPQTIIEVGTFLGASAIHMAELTHQFGLNTTQILCLDDFRGWPGFRGRFSDISLLNSDVLLLYQFMQNVVSVNATESVLPVPFSTGAGLDWLCQMGVFGDLIEVDAGHDFISAWSDINRAYRILRPGGIIFGHDYFTAADDRGVRRAVTLFARVYGLKIKLDGQHWVIDSS, translated from the coding sequence ATGAGAGGAGACCATCCCCACCACCAAAAAATATTCACCCCCTTAAAGCTAGCCAAACCCATCGCctacctcctccttctcctcatCTCCTTTACCCTAGGCTAcctctcctcctcttcttctcccACCACCTCTTCCTCACCCCCCTCTTTTCCTCCTTCCACCCCCATACTCTACCAACTAGCCAGCCTCCCGACTAACCTCGACCACTTCCTACTCACCACTCACTGCTCTCCCCCACTCCCTCCTCACCTCATCCGCCAAACTCTCCTTGACCACCTCTTCAACTCCACCTCCCCCTTCACCAACTTCCCCCCTCCCCACGCCGCTCCTCTCCTCCGCCATAGCCGCATCAAGGGCTGGGGCTCCAAAGGCGCCGTtttccaaaacctcatccaaaaACTCAAACCCCAAACCATCATCGAAGTTGGCACCTTCCTCGGCGCCTCCGCCATCCACATGGCGGAGTTAACCCACCAATTCGGCCTCAACACTACCCAAATCCTTTGCCTCGATGACTTCCGTGGCTGGCCTGGCTTCCGCGGTCGATTTAGCGACATCAGCCTCCTAAATAGCGACGTTCTTCTGCTTTACCAGTTCATGCAGAACGTCGTGTCAGTAAACGCCACGGAGTCGGTTTTGCCCGTCCCGTTTTCGACCGGGGCGGGGCTTGACTGGCTTTGCCAGATGGGCGTGTTTGGAGACTTGATCGAAGTGGATGCAGGTCATGATTTTATTTCGGCATGGTCCGATATTAACCGGGCCTACCGGATTTTACGTCCTGGCGGAATAATATTCGGGCATGATTATTTTACGGCGGCAGATGACAGAGGTGTAAGAAGGGCGGTAACTTTGTTTGCTCGAGTTTATGGACTTAAGATTAAGCTTGATGGGCAGCATTGGGTCATTGACTCGAGTTAa